The proteins below come from a single Diadema setosum chromosome 21, eeDiaSeto1, whole genome shotgun sequence genomic window:
- the LOC140244921 gene encoding uncharacterized protein: MCFYSDTKCLKGGHWLINDLNHPCVRDCDANPEPMTCRYNWTIESYFSVSRACYQCPYNSFDCSRTDCVPMAGYARPVYSANRKVPGPSIQVCENDVIEVRVHNGMQNEEGTSIHWHGFHQRETPYMDGVSKVTQCSIPSGQEFTYRFHATEAGTHWWHSHSGVQRADGIYGSLIVRQTSSSDPHRHLYDVDDPDHVLVIADWSKVPATTIAAGLFHGVEVTDVDGILVNGRGTNQVFDSEDKANVTVEHHVVYVNSGLKYRFRVIGAMSDTCVLTVSVDYHELIVIAADGAPIHPVVVERITIYSGERYDFVLDANQEKDSYWIRVEGGLACASFQEFAILRYDMTPLGVEPDEDKSIRSEGVTLNPMDGTDGILISDLGDAEETLDDLSQVDVTEYIEIGAIGRNDAKGLHDHLFYPFENAGEDTYEASRLFVLNNIALTLPGIPLLTHAEEVDNSMFCNPESLVMDGVDCSTVGCECIHTLSFKQDQVVELVLINTGTFAAHPMHLHGYYFTVLGMQSFSVPITAEEFKTLDEEGNISRNLNNPPRKDTLMVPPGGYVVVRFRTSNPGWWLMHCHFDTHLLLGMGLLVHVDGPLSAPPNDLPVCTKLPLV; this comes from the exons ATGTGCTTCTACTCTGATACCAAATGCCTAAAAGGCG GGCACTGGCTTATAAATGACCTGAACCACCCTTGTGTTCGGGACTGCGATGCCAACCCTGAACCAATGACCTGCCGGTACAACTGGACCATCGAGAGTTACTTCTCCGTGTCTCGAGCGTGCTACCAATGCCCGTATAATTCCTTTGACTGCTCCCGAACAGACTGCGTGCCGATGGCGGGTTACGCGCGACCAGTATACTCTGCCAATCGGAAAGTACCCGGACCGTCAATTCAG GTCTgcgaaaatgacgtcatcgaggTGCGCGTGCATAATGGCATGCAGAACGAGGAAGGAACGTCTATACACTGGCACGGATTTCATCAACGTGAGACGCCATACATGGATGGCGTGTCAAAGGTCACCCAGTGTTCAATCCCCTCTGGTCAGGAATTCACCTATCGCTTTCACGCCACCGAGGCAG GTACTCACTGGTGGCACTCGCACAGCGGCGTTCAACGGGCCGATGGTATATACGGCTCCCTCATCGTTCGACAGACTTCGTCCTCCGATCCTCACCGACATCTTTACGACGTCGATGATCCTGACCATGTCCTCGTAATCGCTGACTGGTCGAAGGTGCCAGCAACAACGATCGCCGCAGGACTCTTCCATGGCGTGGAGGTAACGGACGTCGATGGCATTCTCGTCAACGGCCGCG GGACGAACCAGGTGTTTGACAGTGAAGACAAGGCCAACGTCACGGTAGAACATCACGTAGTGTACGTCAATTCCGGTTTGAAATATCGCTTCCGGGTCATCGGGGCGATGAGTGACACCTGCGTCTTGACGGTCTCGGTGGACTACCACGAACTCATCGTCATCGCCGCTGATGGTGCACCGATCCACCCCGTAGTCGTTGAACGCATCACCATCTACTCCGGAGAGCGTTACGACTTTGTTCTCGACGCAAACCAGGAGAAGGACAGTTATTGGATTCGCGTGGAGGGTGGATTGGCGTGCGCCTCATTTCAG GAGTTTGCGATCCTCCGATATGACATGACACCGCTTGGAGTTGAACCTGACGAGGACAAATCGATAAGGAGTGAGGGTGTGACGTTAAACCCCATGGATGGCACTGACGGCATCCTTATCTCCGACTTGGGGGATGCAG AGGAAACACTGGATGACCTAAGCCAAGTTGACGTCACTGAATACATAGAAATCGGTGCTATAGGGCGCAACGATGCCAAGGGGCTCCACGACCACCTCTTTTACCCGTTCGAGAACGCGGGAGAGGACACGTACGAGGCAAGCCGTCTATTCGTCCTAAACAACATCGCGCTGACCCTGCCCGGCATCCCCCTCCTTACACACGCAGAAGAGGTGGATAACTCGATGTTCTGCAATCCTGAATCTCTTGTGATGGATGGAGTAGATTGCTCCACAGTAGGCTGCGAGTGCATACATACCCTCAGCTTTAAACAAGATCAG GTTGTTGAGTTGGTGCTGATCAATACGGGAACGTTCGCGGCACATCCTATGCACCTCCATGGGTATTACTTCACCGTTCTAGGAATGCAGTCATTCTCGGTTCCAATAACGGCGGAAGAGTTCAAGACTCTTGACGAAGAAG GAAATATAAGTCGCAATCTCAACAACCCCCCGCGGAAGGACACCCTGATGGTACCTCCTGGAGGCTATGTAGTGGTGAGGTTTCGCACCAGTAATCCGGGATGGTGGCTGATGCATTGTCACTTCGACACACATTTATTG